A genome region from Ahaetulla prasina isolate Xishuangbanna chromosome 8, ASM2864084v1, whole genome shotgun sequence includes the following:
- the HMX1 gene encoding homeobox protein HMX1: MPDQASGNVQAASARVSSFFIANLLAAQTKRRRREDEEEEEEEEEEAAEGEAGPGPAREETQEPRAQPGRPCSLACCQTPGPRLELSSPLRESALEWYRRARKAFRSCASPETSDRDSPEISEGATQQKAGRQQRITPDPNPVEESPEPGRGRPGSGEGVGDIKRRPEEPEAGEARAGGRKKKTRTVFSRSQVFQLESTFDVKRYLSSSERAGLAASLRLTETQVKIWFQNRRNKWKRQLAADLEAAQLPPSATQRIVRVPVLYHDSSLAGSALAALPLSPHGPPPPPPLLGLAGGPVAYPLSAFPAAAAPFLRAPVSGLV; encoded by the exons ATGCCGGACCAAGCGTCGGGAAACGTCCAGGCCGCCTCGGCTCGGGTGTCCTCGTTTTTCATCGCCAACCTGCTGGCGGCCCAAacgaagcggcggcggcgggaggacgaggaagaagaggaggaagaggaggaggaggcagcggaGGGGGAAGCCGGGCCCGGCCCGGCCCGAGAGGAAACCCAGGAGCCCCGCGCCCAGCCCGGACGCCCCTGCTCCCTCGCCTGCTGCCAGACCCCGGGGCCCCGCCTGGAGTTGAGCTCGCCCTTGCGGGAGAGTGCCTTGGAATGGTACCGGCGGGCCCGCAAAGCGTTTAGGAGCTGCGCCAGTCCGGAAA CCAGCGACAGAGACTCTCCGGAGATCAGCGAAGGAGCCACCCAGCAGAAGGCAGGTCGCCAGCAAAGGATCACCCCCGATCCCAACCCGGTCGAAGAGAGCCCAGAGCCAGGCCGGGGGCGTCCCGGATCCGGTGAGGGAGTCGGCGACATCAAGCGGCGTCCGGAGGAGCCCGAGGCGGGCGAGGCTAGGGCTGGCGGGCGCAAGAAGAAAACGCGCACCGTCTTCAGCCGAAGTCAGGTCTTCCAACTGGAGTCCACTTTCGACGTCAAGCGCTACCTGAGCAGCTCGGAACGGGCCGGCTTGGCCGCCTCGCTGCGCCTGACCGAGACGCAGGTCAAGATCTGGTTCCAGAACCGGCGCAACAAATGGAAGCGCCAGCTGGCCGCCGATCTGGAAGCCGCGCAGCTGCCTCCCTCCGCCACCCAGCGCATCGTCCGCGTCCCGGTGTTGTACCACGACAGCTCGCTGGCGGGCAGCGCCTTGGCGGCCTTACCGCTTTCCCCCCACGGGCCTCCCCCGCCGCCCCCTCTGCTCGGCCTTGCAGGCGGCCCGGTGGCTTATCCGCTGAGCGCCTtcccggcggcggcggccccgTTCTTGCGGGCCCCTGTGAGCGGCCTGGTTTAA